GAGCCCAGGGTACCTCCCCGCCCTCCTCCGGGAGCTTGCGGGTGCCATCGATGAGGAGCTTCCCTCCGAAGGCGAAGGCCCGGGCGCTGTGGTCCAGGACGTCTATGGGCCCCCGGAGGAAAAGGGTGTCCCGCCCAGGGAGGGCGTGTTCCAGGGCTTTCAGAAGGGTGGCGAAGCCGGGCCGCACGGGCACGTCCGCGTCCACCGCCACGATCACCTTGGCGAACATCATCTGCCCCAGGCCCAGCATCCCATAGGCCACCTTGTAGGCCTGGCCCGGGTACCCCTTCTTTAGGGCCACGTTCACCCAGTTGTGGGCCACCCCCTCGGGGGGCATGTGGTAGTCGGCCACCTCGGGGAGGACCAGGCGCAAGGGGGGAAGGAAGAGGCGCTCGCTGGCCTCGATGAGGTAGGCGTCCTCCATGGGGGGCATGCCCACGATGGTGGCCGGGTAGATGGCCCCTTTCCGGTGGGTGAGGGCGGTGACGTGGAAGCGGGGGTAGAGGTCCACGGGGGTGTAGAAGCCGGTGTGGTCCCCGAAGGGCCCTTCCACCACTAGGGGCTCCTCCGGGTCAATGTAGCCCTCCAGCACAAACTCCGCCTCCGCGGGCACGGGGAGGTCCACGGTGACGCCCCGGGCGAGCTCGATGGGGGCACCCCGGAGGAACCCCGCCAGGTGGAACTCGCTCACCCCTGGCAAAGGGGGTAGGGGAGCCGTAGCGGCGTAGGTGAGGATGGGATCCCCCCCTAAGGCCACGGCCACCTCCAGCTTTTTTCCCAGCTTCCGGGCCTTTTCTAGGTGCTGGCGGCCCACCTTGTGGAGCTGCCAGTGCATGGCGGTGCTCCTTCGGTCCAGCACCTGCATGCGGTACATGCCCAGGTTGAGCTCCCCGGTCTCCGGGTCCCGGGTGATCACCAGGGGCAGGGTGAGGAAGGGCCCGGCGTCCTGGGGCCAGCACTTGAGGACGGGAAGGCGGCTTAGGTCCACCGCCTCCCCCTTGAGCACCACCTCCTGCACCGGGGCCCTGCCCACCCGTTTGGGGAAGAATCCCTTGAGGAGGGGGAGCTTGGGGAGAAGACCCATGAGGGCAGAAATCCCCCCTCTTCCCGGCTTCAACTCCAGCAAGCGGGACACCTTCTCAGAAAGCTCGTCCAGGTCCCCAACCCCCAGGGCGAAGGCGGTGCGCTCCCTTGTGCCGAAGAGGCCGATGGCCACGGGGAAGTCCTTACCCACCACCCTTTCAAAAAGGAGGGCAGGACCCCCCCTCTTCACCATGCGGTCGGCGATCTCCGTGATCTCCAGTTCGCTGGAAACGGGTACCCTTATCCGCTTGAGCTCCCCCCGCCTCTCCAGGGCCAGGAGGTAGGCCTCCAGGTTCCTAAACACCCTCAAGCTTACCCAAAGGGCCCATGGAGGGAAGGTTCCCCCCTACACTTCCAACACCAGGTGCTCTATCCGGTGCGCCCGGGGGGTCCCGTGGACCAGGATGGCCTCGAGCCTCACCGGAAGATCGTCGCGTCCCAACAGATAACGGGCGCTTTGTAAAAGGCGCCTCACCTTTCTGAGGGTCAAGGCCTCCAAGGGCGTACCGTAAGCCCCTGAGCTCCTTTGCTTGACCTCCACCAGCACGTAAACCCCATCCTTTTCCAGAAACAGGTCCACCTCCCCAAAGGGCGTGCGGCGGTTGCGGCCCAGAAGCCGGTAGCCCCGCTCAAGAAGGTAGGCGAGCGCCAGGTCCTCCGCCCAGCCTCCTTTCACACCCTCCTCCTTAAGCCAGGGGGAGCCTCAGGGGGTCCACTCCTGAACAAGCTCCCCGTCCATATAGAGGCGGAAGCGGGCCTCCCCCACCACTTCGTAGGTACCCGAAACCCTTAGGCCCCCACGGCCTTCCCCCTCATAGACCAGGTGCTCCCCCCGGTCGTCCACCAGCACCAGGCGCACCTGGCGGCCCTCCGCCTCCTGGGGCAGATTCAGAGCCAGGGTCACGGTACGGGCCTCGGGGCCCGGAGGCGAGGGGGGGGTCAAAGCCCCCACCTGCACCTCTCCCCTTGCCGCCACCCTTAGGCGCACCCCGCTCCCCGGGGGCATGGGGGTTCCGGGGGCGGGCTCCTGGGCCAGCACCGTGCCGGGCGGAGCCCCGGAGGGCACCTCCTCCGCCTGGACCTGCAGGCCCATGGCGTTCAGGAGGAAAAGCGCCTCCTTTTGGCTCAAACCCGTGAGCTTTGGAAGAGGCACCGTGGGACCCAGGGAAGCACCCCGGGAAACCAGAAGCCTCACCGGGGCCCCAGGGGGCAAGGGAGTGCCGGGGGGCGGGTCGCTGGCCAGGACCGTGCCTAGGGGTTCGGGACTTTCCATCTGGGCCACCCCAGCCAGGCGGTATCCTAGCTCGGAAAGCTTCGCCTCCGCCTCCTCTTGGCGGAGCCCCTTCAGCTCGGGCAAGGGGTTCAGCCGGGCCTGGTTAAGGGTGAGGCGCACGGTGCGCCCCGCCCTAAGGCGGGTTCCCGGTGGAGGCTCCTGGGCCAGCACCACCTCCTTGGGCTTGGCCGGGTCGTTCCCCTCCACCACCTCCAGCCTGAGCCCCGTATCCTTCAAGAGGAGAAAGGCCTCCCGGGCGGTCTTGCCCACCAGGTTCGGCACAGCGTACTCCGGGGGATTGAAGTAGCGGTAAACCCCTTGGGAAAAAAGCCACAGCCCTAGGAGGAAGAGGAGGAGGCCCGGGGCCACCCCCAGTAGCTTCCCGAAGGGAACAGCTTTAAGAAAGCCCGGCCGGGGGCGCGAAGGACCCCGGGCCAAGGCCCGCCGGGCAGACCCCAAGGGCCATGGGGACAGGTAGGCCACCCCTTCCTCGGCCATGGCCAGGTGCTCTGGGCCAAAGCCCAAGGGGGCCAGGGCCTCGAGGGCCGCCCGGGGCGGCACTTTCCGGGCCAGGGGACGCTCGGGGAAAAAGGCGTAGTAACGCCCAGGCTTGGCGGAAACCACCGCCTCCACAAGCCCAAGCTCCTCTAAGCGTTTGATGGCCGCCCGGTACCGGTAAAAGCGCTCCTTGTCCTCGGGGGTGCGCACCTGGAAAAAGAAAACCACCCCGCCCTCCACCCGATAAAGGGTGACCCCCTCCCGCTCCTCGAGGGTTTCCAGCACCGGGTAGCGGTCGTCCAAGATCATGCGCCGCCGATTATACCTTGCCTTCCCTCCTCCGTCCCCGACCCCTATACTCTAAAAGGTATGTGGGACGTTCTCGTGGTAGGCGGCGGCCCTTCGGGTCTTTCCGCGGCCCTTTTCCTCACCAGGGCCGGGCTTAAGGTCCTGGTGCTGGACGGAGGTCATTCCAAGATCGCCCAGGTGAGCCGGGTTCCCAACTACCCTGGGCTTCTGGACGAACCCTCGGGCGAGGAACTTCTAGAGAGGCTGAAAGAGCACGCCCGACGCTACGGGGCAGAGATCCAAAGGGGCGTGGTCAAGGGGGTGCGCGACCTGGGGGGGGTCTTTGAGGTGGAAACCGAGGAGGGCGTGGTGGAAGCGGAAAGGCTTCTCCTCTGCACCCACAAAGACCCCACCCTACCCTCCCTCTTGGGCCTCACCCGCAAGGGAGTCCACATAGAAACCGACGAGGCCGGCCGCACCAGCTATCCCAGGGTCTACGCCGCCGGGGTGGCCCGGGGCAAGGTGCCGGGACACGC
The nucleotide sequence above comes from Thermus tengchongensis. Encoded proteins:
- a CDS encoding PASTA domain-containing protein — protein: MILDDRYPVLETLEEREGVTLYRVEGGVVFFFQVRTPEDKERFYRYRAAIKRLEELGLVEAVVSAKPGRYYAFFPERPLARKVPPRAALEALAPLGFGPEHLAMAEEGVAYLSPWPLGSARRALARGPSRPRPGFLKAVPFGKLLGVAPGLLLFLLGLWLFSQGVYRYFNPPEYAVPNLVGKTAREAFLLLKDTGLRLEVVEGNDPAKPKEVVLAQEPPPGTRLRAGRTVRLTLNQARLNPLPELKGLRQEEAEAKLSELGYRLAGVAQMESPEPLGTVLASDPPPGTPLPPGAPVRLLVSRGASLGPTVPLPKLTGLSQKEALFLLNAMGLQVQAEEVPSGAPPGTVLAQEPAPGTPMPPGSGVRLRVAARGEVQVGALTPPSPPGPEARTVTLALNLPQEAEGRQVRLVLVDDRGEHLVYEGEGRGGLRVSGTYEVVGEARFRLYMDGELVQEWTP
- a CDS encoding YraN family protein, whose amino-acid sequence is MKGGWAEDLALAYLLERGYRLLGRNRRTPFGEVDLFLEKDGVYVLVEVKQRSSGAYGTPLEALTLRKVRRLLQSARYLLGRDDLPVRLEAILVHGTPRAHRIEHLVLEV
- a CDS encoding NAD(P)/FAD-dependent oxidoreductase, encoding MWDVLVVGGGPSGLSAALFLTRAGLKVLVLDGGHSKIAQVSRVPNYPGLLDEPSGEELLERLKEHARRYGAEIQRGVVKGVRDLGGVFEVETEEGVVEAERLLLCTHKDPTLPSLLGLTRKGVHIETDEAGRTSYPRVYAAGVARGKVPGHAIVSAGDGAYVAIHLISDLRGEPYKDHAT
- a CDS encoding menaquinone biosynthesis decarboxylase, with the protein product MFRNLEAYLLALERRGELKRIRVPVSSELEITEIADRMVKRGGPALLFERVVGKDFPVAIGLFGTRERTAFALGVGDLDELSEKVSRLLELKPGRGGISALMGLLPKLPLLKGFFPKRVGRAPVQEVVLKGEAVDLSRLPVLKCWPQDAGPFLTLPLVITRDPETGELNLGMYRMQVLDRRSTAMHWQLHKVGRQHLEKARKLGKKLEVAVALGGDPILTYAATAPLPPLPGVSEFHLAGFLRGAPIELARGVTVDLPVPAEAEFVLEGYIDPEEPLVVEGPFGDHTGFYTPVDLYPRFHVTALTHRKGAIYPATIVGMPPMEDAYLIEASERLFLPPLRLVLPEVADYHMPPEGVAHNWVNVALKKGYPGQAYKVAYGMLGLGQMMFAKVIVAVDADVPVRPGFATLLKALEHALPGRDTLFLRGPIDVLDHSARAFAFGGKLLIDGTRKLPEEGGEVPWAPRVHTELPQDPEALAQRQWPGVWGITLRKERPGQAWALAERLLQTPASAGIRLLLLADHDTALTPEELLWAVLNNIDPERDARVMAGVEGPVLVLDGTRKLPEEGFHRVWPERIRMDGRIKALVESRWEEYGL